A genomic region of bacterium contains the following coding sequences:
- a CDS encoding cytochrome C oxidase subunit IV family protein — protein MAHSESSPPSNFLIWIYLLVLALASVGASIVFPSGIAEGAIIALSAAKILLVALYFMHLRIERLFIHLLALVPLFFVIVLFLGLAPDIIYGK, from the coding sequence ATGGCGCACTCAGAATCCTCTCCGCCGAGCAACTTTCTGATCTGGATCTACCTTCTCGTCCTGGCGCTGGCCTCGGTGGGCGCCTCCATTGTTTTCCCGAGCGGGATCGCCGAGGGCGCCATCATCGCGCTCTCGGCGGCGAAGATCCTTCTCGTCGCCCTCTACTTCATGCACCTGCGCATCGAGCGCCTTTTCATCCATCTGCTGGCGCTCGTCCCCCTGTTCTTCGTGATCGTCCTTTTTCTCGGCCTGGCCCCGGACATCATCTACGGCAAATAG
- a CDS encoding cytochrome c oxidase subunit 3: MRSAHAAETGGSGFASSAKLGLWWFLASEIMVFGGVVASYFLLRLAGPGWGDDIAHNSTLLGTINTIVLLTSSFTMVEVHAAWNRRDADAFRRFLGLTIVLGLVFLVIKGFEYGAHFREAIFPAKSLFWAFYYGMTGLHALHVLAGIIANVSLLVVAWRPEGLMRFGHRAEMNGLYWHFVDVVWIILFPLLYLG; the protein is encoded by the coding sequence ATGCGTTCCGCGCATGCGGCAGAAACGGGAGGCTCCGGATTCGCTTCCTCCGCCAAGCTCGGCTTGTGGTGGTTCCTCGCATCCGAGATCATGGTCTTCGGAGGGGTGGTCGCTTCCTATTTTCTTCTCCGGCTCGCCGGGCCGGGATGGGGCGACGATATTGCGCACAACAGCACCCTTCTCGGGACCATCAACACCATCGTCCTCCTGACCAGCAGCTTTACGATGGTCGAGGTGCATGCCGCCTGGAACCGCCGCGATGCGGATGCCTTCCGCCGCTTTCTGGGGCTGACGATTGTCCTGGGCCTCGTCTTTCTCGTCATCAAGGGCTTCGAGTACGGCGCCCACTTCCGGGAGGCGATATTCCCGGCCAAATCCCTCTTCTGGGCTTTCTACTACGGGATGACGGGGCTGCATGCGCTGCACGTGCTGGCCGGCATCATCGCCAACGTTTCGCTGCTGGTCGTGGCGTGGCGGCCCGAGGGGCTGATGCGTTTCGGTCACCGGGCGGAGATGAACGGCCTCTACTGGCACTTTGTGGACGTGGTCTGGATCATTCTGTTCCCGCTGCTCTATCTCGGATAG
- a CDS encoding molecular chaperone TorD family protein, with amino-acid sequence MSLFPRRARLSPEERIEQAALRARLYRVQSRSLLDPPDLELIAFLAANYAFLFPDDFPLPPGEGDMKALRVDFTQLFITSSPPYEAAICDESGHLNAGVTDRVVDFYRARGFDPGLGSGAHAGILAPDHLSVELEFLAHLAEGEAAAWRSRNAEEARAHLASAARFLDEHLLRWMPILTTCVEEDAETPFYRKLAAWTREFALEDRKHIQGLLK; translated from the coding sequence ATGAGCCTTTTCCCGAGGAGGGCGCGCCTCTCCCCCGAGGAGCGGATCGAGCAGGCGGCGCTCCGCGCTCGGCTCTACCGCGTGCAGTCCCGGAGCCTTCTCGATCCGCCCGATCTTGAACTGATCGCCTTTCTCGCGGCGAACTACGCCTTCCTCTTTCCCGATGACTTCCCCCTGCCCCCGGGGGAGGGCGACATGAAGGCCCTGCGGGTGGACTTCACCCAGCTCTTCATCACCTCGAGCCCGCCCTACGAGGCCGCCATCTGCGATGAGAGCGGACACCTCAACGCCGGCGTCACCGACCGGGTCGTGGATTTTTACCGCGCGCGGGGCTTCGACCCGGGTCTGGGGAGCGGCGCTCATGCGGGCATCCTGGCCCCGGATCACCTCAGCGTGGAGCTCGAGTTTCTCGCCCACCTCGCCGAGGGAGAGGCGGCCGCCTGGCGATCCAGGAATGCGGAGGAAGCCCGCGCCCACCTCGCCTCGGCCGCCCGCTTTCTGGACGAACATCTCCTGCGGTGGATGCCGATACTGACCACCTGCGTGGAGGAGGACGCGGAAACACCCTTCTACCGCAAGCTCGCCGCCTGGACGCGGGAGTTCGCCCTCGAGGACCGGAAGCACATTCAGGGGCTGTTGAAATAG
- a CDS encoding cytochrome c oxidase subunit I yields MVRRIYNPAQYESYQGLLPMNRFITTAAILLFIAQLPFVFNFFWSLFAGKKAAENPWEATTLEWTTPSPPPHGNWPGAVPEVHRGPYDYSLPGEASDWLPQNQPDRGAASARG; encoded by the coding sequence ATGGTCCGCCGCATCTACAATCCCGCGCAGTATGAGAGTTACCAGGGTCTGCTCCCCATGAACCGGTTCATCACGACGGCGGCGATTCTGCTCTTCATCGCGCAGCTTCCCTTCGTCTTCAATTTCTTCTGGAGTCTATTCGCGGGGAAGAAGGCCGCAGAGAACCCCTGGGAGGCCACGACGCTCGAGTGGACGACGCCCTCGCCGCCGCCGCACGGAAACTGGCCGGGCGCCGTTCCGGAGGTCCACCGCGGGCCCTACGACTACAGCCTTCCGGGAGAGGCTTCCGATTGGCTGCCGCAGAACCAGCCGGACCGGGGCGCGGCCAGCGCCCGCGGCTGA